The nucleotide window CTCGTGCAGCTGTCCGCGCAGCACCACCGTGTTGACGAGCATGCCCAGCAGGCTCTCCGTGTCCTGCCAGCGCCGGTTCGCGACCGCGGTTCCGACGAGGAGGTCCCGCGAGCCGGTGTAGCGGTGCAACAGGACGAAGAACGCCGCGAGGAGCGTGGTGAAGAGGGACGTGTGGTTGCGGTCCGCCAGGTCCTGCAACCGGCGCGCGAGCTCCGCGTCCAGCTCCATCCGAGGCGCCACCCCACGGAAGCGCCGGGTCCCGGACAACGCGCGGCGCGGGAGCTGGAGCTGCGTCTGCGCGCCCTCCAGGGCCTTGCGCCAGAAGCGGCGCTGCGCGTTCGCGGCCTCCGTGCCCACCCACTCCCGCTGCCAGCGCGCGTAGTCGTAGTACTGCACGGACAGCGGAGGGCGGTGCACCTGTCCGTGGCGCACGTGGTCGGCGTAGCCGTTGAGCAGCTCGCGGACGAAGACGTTGAACGACCAGCCGTCATGCACCACGTGGTGCTCGACGTGCACGAAGAGGTGCTCTTCTTCGCCCACCTTCAGGAGCCGCCAGCGGAACGGCCGGCCCTCCGCCAACACGAAGTGCGTCTGGACCGCCTCGCGAACCGCCTCGCCCACCCGCGCTTCCAGCACGGCCTCGCCCACGCCGCTGAAGTCCTGGAGCGGCACCTCCACCGCCCAGGGCGGCTCCAGCTCACAGCGCAGCTCTCCATCCACCTCGGGGAAGCGGGTGCGCATCACGTCGTGGCGGCGGACGATGTCCGTGAGGCTCGCGTGCAGCGCGGTGATGTCCAGGGCCCCCGCCAGCCGGAAGACGGCTTGCGTGTGGTAGGCCCGCGCGTCCGGGTTGAGCTTGTGCATCAACCACACGCGCTCCTGGCCAAACGACGGAGCGATGGCGGCCCCCGCTTCGCCTCCGCGAGGGCCCAGGTCCACCCCACCCTGCCCCTGCTTCAAGCCGGCCGCGAGCTGGGCGACCGTGGGCGACTGGAGCACCGCGCTCAACTCCAGCTGCGCGCCCAGGACGCGGCGCACCCGGGCGACGAGCTGGGTCGCGAACAGCGAGTGCCCGCCCAGTTCGAACAGGTCGTCATGCCGCCCCACCCGCTCCATCCCGAGCAGCGCCGCCGCGATGGCCGCCAGGGCCTCTTCGGCGGGGGATTCCGGCGGCTGGTAGCCGGTCCGCTCCATCCGCTGGGGACGGGGCAGCCGGGCCCGGTCCACCTTGCCGCTCGTGTTCAGCGGCCACGCGTCCACGACCACCATCACGTCCGGCACCAGATAGCCGGGCAGCCGGCGGCGCAGCTCCGCGCGCACCGCGTCGCCTGACAGCACCGCTCCGGCGACCGGCATCACGTAGCCCAGCAGCCGCTCCCCCGTGCCATCGACGAGCGCCACCGCGTCCCGCACGTCCGGCAGCGCGGCCAGGGCTGCCTCCACCTGACCCAGTTCGATTCGCGCGCCGCGGATCTTCACCTGGTCGTCGCGGCGGCCCAGGAACTCCAGCGTGCCGTCCGGCAGCCACCGGCCCAGGTCGCCACTGCGGTACAGCCGTCCTCCCGGCAGCGGGCCGAACGCATCCGGAATGAACCGCTCGGCGGTGAGGCCCGGCAGGCCCAGGTAACCGCGTCCGACCCCGTCGCCTCCGAAGCACAGCTCACCCGGGACTCCGTCAGGGACGGGGTGCAGGTGCTCATCGAGCAGGACCACGTGGTAGTTCGAGATGGGGCGGCCAATGGGCACGCGCTCGCCGTCCACGGAGCGCACGGCCTGGAGCGTGCTGGCCACCGTCACCTCCGTGGGGCCATAGCCGTTGATGAAGCGGTGCTGCGAGCCCCACTGCCGGACGGTCTCCGGCAAGCACACGTCCCCCACGCTCATCAGCATCTGGAGGTCGGGGAAGCCCCCCGGTCGCAGCGTGCGCAGGACCGTCGCGGGCAGCACCGCGTGGGTGATGCGGCGACGCACCAGCACCTGGGCCAGCGGCTCGCCGGAGAGCTGTGCCGCATCCAGGGTCTCCAGCCGCCCGCCGTTGGGCAGCGCCAGGAGGACGTCGAACAGGGACGCGTCGAACGACGGGTGGAAGAACTGGAGCGCGCGCGTGTCCGGCCCCAACGCGCCCAGGAAGTCCCGCTGGGCGTGCAGGAGGTTGGCGACCCCGCGATGCTCGCTCATCACCAGCTTGGGCTCACCCGTCGAACCGGACGTGCAGATGATGTACGCGAGGTCCTCCGGAACGAGCACCGCGTCGTCCTCCCGCGACGCGATGGAGCCCACTTCGGCCCCTGCATCCAGGAAGGGGACCCCTGGCACCGCGCTGTCCGGCGAGAAACCGACCACGAGCGCCGCACCGACCCTGCGAACGATGTCCTCCCGCCAGGCCCGCGGATGCGATGGCGACAGCGGAAGGTAGGCCGCGCCCACCCTCCAGACCGCGAGCGCGAGCTCAACGAAGGCAGGGCCCCGGTCCAGCACGAGCGTGACCACGTCACCCCGCCCGATACCGCGGGCCCGCAGGTTCGAGGCCAGGGCGCGGGTGCGCGCGTCCAGTCGCGCATAGGTTGTTTCAGTGGTCCCGTCCGCGAGCGCCACGCGGTCCGCGTGCAGCCGGCATTGCTCCACGATGACGTCCACCACCGAGCGCCATGGACCGTGGTCGACCCGGGAGTCCGGCACGCGCGCGGCCACGTCCCCACCCTCCCGCGCCACCGCTGTGTTCCGGCCTTCCAGCGCCCAGGGGCTCTTGCGCCGAAGGCTGGCGAGCAGGCGTTCGTATTCGGTGCCGGTGACCCGGGAGGAAGGGGGCATGGAGGTCAAGCGAGGGCTCCTGGTGCAATGACTTTCACCTCGGCTCTCCGCGCGGAGGCTCACCGCCCGGCAGCCCGGTGCCCCGGACCTCTAGCACGCGAAAATGCATCGCGGTGTCCCCATGAGCGCATGAGTCGGCCCCGAAGGCGCGTGGGATTCGCGCTTCCGGGGCCGGGGCTCACTCATTCAGACGGGCCGCGAAGGGCGGCTCAGTACCAATCCCAGTAGTCGATGAAGATGATGATCGTGGTGCCGTTGGGGCAGTGGTAGATGATGATCAGCGAGTGGTGATAGCGGGTGAGCTGGTCAGGCCGCCCACCCATGAAGTTCGTCTGCCGGAACTGCGCGTCCACCGTGGTGCGCGCGAAGGGCAGCGGATTCGGAACCTCCGTGGAGACGGTCTGCATGGTGGCGGGCAGGCGGGCCACGGCCTTGCCGGACGCGTCGATGACGTCCACCTCTCCGCGGTACTCGCCCACCTGGATGTCCTCGGCGGCCGCACGTGCGCGCAGCTTGTAGTAGCCGGCGGGGATGCCCGCCTGCGGCGCGTCCAGGTAGGTGAAGCCGAAGTCCACGCCTCCGGGCAGCGCGGTGGCGGGGACCTGCTCGAAGCCGGCGATGCTGCTGCCGGTGAACGTCATGCCGTCCTTCGACACGGTGACGGTCTCTTCCGGGTTGACGTTCACGCCGGCCTTCTTGGCCGCTTCATGCAACTGCGCCCGGGGGTCCGTGCACTCCAGCGTGGGAGCCTTCGGGGCGTCGAGGCGCGGCATGTACGCCGCCAACCGCTCACCGGCCGCACGAAGTCGACCCTGAAGGGCCAGGACGTCTTCACGAAGATGTGCTCCAGCTGGGAGACGCTGTTGCCCAGCTTCGTCCAGGCCTGGACCTAGCATTTGCCGTCGACCCGCGCGGTGGTGATGTCGATGGGGCGCGAGGGAAAGGCCTTCAGGCTCACCCGGACCCGCCAGCCCTCCGCGGTGGCTTCGACCGGCTGCGAGTCCTCCAGCCCATACACGGGTTGCTCGACCCCCAGCAGCTCCTCCACCTCCGAGGGCCCGCGCTCCAGCATCCGCCAGTACACCTGCACGGGGCGCGTCCCCACGGGGCGGCAAGCATCGTCCAGGCTCAGGGCGTAGTGGACCTGGTTCCGGTTCTCGCTACGGGACAGGAAGAAGGCGGACTGCGATGGGAGGGGCGCCCCGGCCGCGGAGGCCAGGGTCGCGACGGTCGCCAGCACAACGGCAGTGAGAGGTGCCGAGCCTGGATTCAGGAAACACGGGGGTCCCCCTACTCCTTGACGACGCGGACGGCGGTGAACGCGCGGCGGACATCGCAGTCGTAGTCCTCGTACTCCGAAAACGAGTTCCCGCTGTCCTTCACCCTGTACGTACCCGTCAGGGTCAGGGGCATGGTGGTGGTCTCCGGAACGGCGTCGAGGGTGCCCTCCAGCTCGAACTCGTGGATGACGCCGAACGTGTTCGTGTGGTGATTGCCACTGGCCTCCACCTTCCGGCCACCATTGCCTTTGAAGAAGCCCGTCAGCCACCGCTGGCCAATGTCGATGTTGAACCAGTCGTTGGAGGAATCGTACTGGTGCCTGATGACCATGGGTTCCGTGGGCAGGGTGGCTTCCAGGCGCCGGCAGCCTTCCGGCAACTCCGAAGTGTCCTCGAAGGTCAGGGTGTACGTGCCGGAGATCTCACAGCCGCTCGTACAGTCCGGCTTTGATGGCCCGCTGCTACCACAGCCGCCGGCGCCCATGCCGCTCCCCATCGTCATCATCGCCGTGGCCAGGAGGACGGGGAGTCGCAGGTAGGTGACGACCTTCGAGGAACGGCGCTGGGCGGAAGACGTCTGCATGGGAGGCTCCGGTGTTGGGGTTGAAGGGCTGCGGACAATAGCCAGTCAGCCACGGGTCCCCAAACGGGGTCCCCCGCACCCCGTGCCCGGCCGGCGTCCCGAGGTACGCTGGCAACGCACGAGGGCGCCCCGGTGCCCTCATCCTCCCACGGAGAGCGCATGAGCCCTCGTGGAGCCGAGGTTTGCCTTCTGCACGTACGCGAGAGGCATGAACCCCATGCGCCTGCGGGACGGGGAGTTCGTCGGCCACACCTGGGCCAGAATCACGCTGAAGGTGAAGCCGCTCGACGTGCTCCTGGGCCCGCGGACGAAGGCCGCGGATCAGCAGCTCAAGTCCTATTACTGCCTCCAGCGCGCCGTCGGAAACATCCCCCCGGAAGCAGTCACCGCCCATGCCGCGTTCTTCGAGTGGCTGGACTGTGGCCCCTAGGCCTGCTCAACCGGCCGACCTTTTGCGAGGGCCTCCTCCACCTGTTTTCGACACTCCTCGGCCGGAGCCTCGTATTTGTAGTCCGCCAGCGCTTCCGCCCGGGCGGGGTAGAAGAACCGGAGGCTCGCCCACCCATGCCTCCGCCGGTCCCCTGACTCGGACCGCAGCAGTTGGAGGATGGGCTCCTCGTACTTCGCCAGGTCCTCGCCGCGCTGTGCCAGCTCCGCCAGAATCAGATGGGAGATGAAGTACTCCGCCTCCAGGCGCTGGCTCAGTGACGCAGGGTCCGCTCGACGCAGGTCGTTGTTCAGGAACCTCGCGACGAAGAAGAACGGAAGTCCTCCGACCCCGTAGCCCACCACCCATCCCACCAGCACGCCCCCAGCTGCCCCCATCCATCCCAGGAGGCCGTGCCCCACGAATGCGCCCACACCCGCGCCCGCCAGGACCGACAGCAACCGAAACAAATCGAAGACGGTGAACACCCGCTGTCTCCTTGCCTCGAAAGCCCGTGCCGGAATGGCACACCCCCAGGCCCGCCAGGATGACAACCTGACGGGCTGGTAGCTCGATTCGAGGGGCCAGGCCCTGCACCAGCGCAGGAGCCGTCGCCTCCTTCAGCAAGTACCCGGCCAGGGTACTGCCGCCGAAGCCCAGGCCCGTCGCCCCTTGAGCGTCTTCAGCGCTTCAGCCACATCGGCTCGCCGGGGCACAGCCGGCAGCGGGCCTCTCCGTTGGCACAGGAGGTCGCGCAGGACGGGAGCGCCGCGCGGGCCGAGCTTCCGGCGCGGTACAGCAGGTCCTGGTACGCGATGGAGCCCACGATGGGGTGCATGCTCTGGAGCTGCACCACGGTGCCCCCCGAGCGCTTCAGCCGGAAGGTCGGCGTCCCCACCGTCAACGCCGTCCGGATGGCCTGCACCCCGCCCGCTGTCTTGTCCTCGCCGTAGGTCGTCGTGCCCTGCATGATTTCAAGCCGGCCCGCGGACGTGAGGAAGCCCACCAACTCCACTTCATTCGTCGCCGGGCACCCTGCCTTGCACACCGCGAGGTTCGCGGACGTCTGGGTCGTGGGCACGAGAGACGAATTGTGGATGCGGTGGTTGTAATACAGCACGTCGCGCTCGATGGTCGGCCGTGTGCCCGTCTTGAACCACTGGATGTAGTACGCGGTCATGTCGTACGCGGGCCACTGCTTCCCCGTCGACGGCCGGATGTTGTGGTGCTCGTGCTGGTCGTTCCAGGTGACGATCTGGACCTCGTCCAGGCCGTCGGCAATCACATTCTCCCAGATGGAGCGGAGCGTCAGGGAGTTGCGCGCCTCCCAGAAGGCCTTGTCCTTGGGCCGGTAGTCCTGACTGCTCATCGGATGGATCCACTGTTTCCCGTACCCGGCCGCCTTCGTCTTCAGGCTCCCGGAGTACCCCGCCGTCGTCACCGGGACGGCCGTCCCCCACCCCGCGTAGGCATCCCCCACACTCTTGTACTCCTCGAAGAGCGCCGTGCTCCCAGTGCCAAGGAAGACCGGCACCAGGTACAGGCTCATGCCCAGCTCCGTTGACGCGCGCTGCTTCACGGTGGCGTAGAACGCCGCTGTCCGGCCCTGCGCGGCGGGATTGAACAGGCCAACGACATACTTCCCATCCGGCCGCCGCAGGAGCGCCGCGGAGCCCTTCAGCTGACCCAGGATGCGAATCATCAGGTCCTGGTCCCCCGCCTGGCTCCCCGTCCCCAGGATGGTCATGTCGAAGTTGGGGATGATGTCGAAGCCGCCGGCCTGCGAGGCCGCGTCGGCAATCGTCTTCGCCCGCGTCCACACCGCGCCGTTGTTCACGTCGCTGTCGGTCCACAGGTTCAGATAGAAGCCATCAATGCCAATCCTCGCCGCGAGCTCGATTTCGTCCTTCGCGTCGCGAAGCCGCCAGTCAGTCTCCGCGCGGGGAAGTCTCGGGAGCGGCCGCTCTCGCATCATGCCGCCGTAGGCCGCGTGGCTTCCGCTCTCGCCATTCACCGCGATGTAGGCGCGCTCGTAGTAGTCATTGGACGTCGGGTTGGCGTTGTCGAACGACACCGGGTAGTAGTGCCAGTGCGCATACACCCGCTTCGCCGACGCCCGGAGCGTGGTGCGCGGCACCGCGGTAAACGGCCACTCACAGGGGCCACAGTCCGGCCCGCAGTCGACGCCCGTCTCGGTGCCGTTGCGCACCCGGTCCGAGCAGGTCGCGGCGGGCGTCACGCTCAGCGGGAAGTTGGACTGGTTATCGCTCTCGTTCGTCTCCGCCGGCAGGCGGTTGATGTCATCCACATGCGCGAGGAGCGTGTGGGCCCCCGCCGTGGCCGGCGCGGTCCACACCTTCGTCCCCGCGGGGCCGGAGTTGGCGGTGAGCGTGACGCCGCCCCCCGGCGCGATGGAGCTCGTGTACGTGTCCGACCACGACACCTGTGTACCGTTCACCCAGAAGGAGAGGCCGTGGACGATGCCCGCGGGCGTCGCGACGTTCCCCGTGTTCCGGATGGTTGCGCTGAAGGTGACGGCACTGCTCGGAACCACTGTGGTCGGGCTCACGCCCGTGACGACGAGGTTGTAGCCGTCCACGAGCGCATCCTGCTGCGAGGCCAGGGGCTCATGGAGCGGATCCCCGCCACAGCCCATCCACGCGGCCAGCAGCCCCAGGGACAGGACCTTCCAGGTGCTCTTCAAATCGTGATTCGCGGGGTGCATCCACAGGCTCCGTTCCAGCTCGCATTTTCCTGTCGCGCCATCACGAGATGGATGGCGCTCCACGGGCGGGCAGGCTCCATTGTCGCGGGGGAGCTGAACGGGTTGCTTCTGGATTAACTGCAATACGAGCAATGATGACCAAGCCCGGTGCCAGAGGATGTCCCCGCCGGGCCCGGCGACGGCGTGCCCCTCACTGCCTACGGGCTCCTCCTTCCCGTCGCACAGGAAGTCGATGCCCGCGGTGTCGTGGGCCGGGACCTTCGCGAGGAAACGCTCACCGGACGCGCCGCGCCCGACGATGACGCCGAACCTCGGGCTGCCGTCGCGTTCGTACAGCACCGTGTACGTCTCGATGCGGCCGGGGCCCGTGGCGTCCTCCACGAACGGAGGGATGGGGCCGCGCGCGGCGTCCGCTTCCGCCTGGTGCTCGAAGAACTCGGGCAGCGTTCCAGCGGGCGGCGGTTCGCGCGTGAGCACGAGGCTGTGGTTGTACGTCGCGAAGCCGCCGTTGCCGAAGAGCAGGCCATGGCGTCCCTGCTCGCGCAGCCGCTGCACCATGCTGACCACCGCGTGGCTCATGTAGTTGGCGATGGGCCCACCGCCGAACGTGAGCCCCCCGAACACGGTGGCGGGCTTCTCCAGCGGCCAGCCCAGCACCCGGCGCGCCATCTTCGGCACCCACGGGAAGCAGCTGTGAGCTCCACGACGTCGAGCATGTCGACGGTCAACCCATTCAACTCCAGTGTGCGGCGCAGCGACACGGCCATGCTCGGTGAGCTTGCATAGCCATCGCGCGCGAGGAAGTCCTCCGGCTCGTGCGCCGCCGCGCCCCGCCCCACGTACACGAGGCGGTCCTCTGGCACGCCATGCGCGAGGGCATTCGCCAGGCTGGTGACCAGGAACCCCGCGCCCTGATTGACGGCGCTGTTCGCCACCATCCGCTTGCAGTACGGAAACGCGATGGGCCGGTTGGACGGCAGGCCGTGACAGGAATCGCCACACACAAAGCCGGATTCGTAGCGCATCCCGCTACATGCGAAAGACCCCGAACCCGAAGAGGCGGCGGGTCCGCGGGACCCGATGCACTCATTACTTGCGAATCAATTCATGGACGGGCTGCCCATCCGGGCCCACGCCATCCAGCCGCACGAAGTCGACCGAGAAGGGCCAGGACGTCTTCACGAAGACGTGCTCCAGCTGGGAGACGCTGTTGCCCAGCTTCGTCCACGCCTGGACCTGGCATTTGCCGTCGACCCGCGCGGTGGTGATGTCGATGGGGCGCGAGGGAAAGGCCTTCAGGCTCACCCGGACCCGCCAGCCATCCGCGGTGGCTTCGACCCACTGCGAGTCCTCCAGCCCATACACGGGCTGCTCGACCCCCAGCAGTTCCTCCACCTCCGAGGGCCCGCGCTCCAACATCCGCCAGTACACCTGCACGGGACGCGTCCCCACGGGGCGGCAAGCCTCGTCCAGGCTCAGGGCGTAGTGGACCTGGTTCCGGTTCTCGCTACGGGACAGGAAGAAGGCGGACTGCGCTGGGAGGGGCGCCCCGGCCGCGGAGGCCAGGGTCGCGACGGTCGTCAGCGCAACGGCAGTGAGGTTGTTGAACCCGGATCCAGGAAGCATGGGGGTCCCCCTTTGATAGCGGCATGACGGCGGTCGCTCGCGAGGCCGTATCGGGAGGACGAAATACCGCTGTCCCCCGGAACTGTCACCCGCCCGGCACACTTTTCACGGAATTCGGCGCAGGCTCGTCCGAGCACCTCCTCGTCCGCCTGTCGAAGCCCCCCGCGGCCTGGGGTGGCCCACGCGCCGGGGCCAGCCTTGCACTCGCCGTGAGCAGTCTCAGGTGCGCCAGAATCGCTCGCCCCCTCCCCCTTCCTTTGGTGGAGCGGGTGCTGCCGCATGTGCCCTACCGGCAGTGGACGCCGTCCTTTCCGCATCGGGTGCGGTGGGTGCTGCTCAAGGACGTGGGGGCTACGGCTCGGTGTCCCCGGGCCGGTTGCGTGACGTTCAGCGCTCGGCTTCCATGCGCGCCTTCTCACGGACAATGACATCGCGCACGTGGTCGCGCAGGGCGTGCACGTCCCCGGC belongs to Corallococcus exiguus and includes:
- a CDS encoding DUF4833 domain-containing protein, coding for MLPGSGFNNLTAVALTTVATLASAAGAPLPAQSAFFLSRSENRNQVHYALSLDEACRPVGTRPVQVYWRMLERGPSEVEELLGVEQPVYGLEDSQWVEATADGWRVRVSLKAFPSRPIDITTARVDGKCQVQAWTKLGNSVSQLEHVFVKTSWPFSVDFVRLDGVGPDGQPVHELIRK
- a CDS encoding non-ribosomal peptide synthetase, whose protein sequence is MPPSSRVTGTEYERLLASLRRKSPWALEGRNTAVAREGGDVAARVPDSRVDHGPWRSVVDVIVEQCRLHADRVALADGTTETTYARLDARTRALASNLRARGIGRGDVVTLVLDRGPAFVELALAVWRVGAAYLPLSPSHPRAWREDIVRRVGAALVVGFSPDSAVPGVPFLDAGAEVGSIASREDDAVLVPEDLAYIICTSGSTGEPKLVMSEHRGVANLLHAQRDFLGALGPDTRALQFFHPSFDASLFDVLLALPNGGRLETLDAAQLSGEPLAQVLVRRRITHAVLPATVLRTLRPGGFPDLQMLMSVGDVCLPETVRQWGSQHRFINGYGPTEVTVASTLQAVRSVDGERVPIGRPISNYHVVLLDEHLHPVPDGVPGELCFGGDGVGRGYLGLPGLTAERFIPDAFGPLPGGRLYRSGDLGRWLPDGTLEFLGRRDDQVKIRGARIELGQVEAALAALPDVRDAVALVDGTGERLLGYVMPVAGAVLSGDAVRAELRRRLPGYLVPDVMVVVDAWPLNTSGKVDRARLPRPQRMERTGYQPPESPAEEALAAIAAALLGMERVGRHDDLFELGGHSLFATQLVARVRRVLGAQLELSAVLQSPTVAQLAAGLKQGQGGVDLGPRGGEAGAAIAPSFGQERVWLMHKLNPDARAYHTQAVFRLAGALDITALHASLTDIVRRHDVMRTRFPEVDGELRCELEPPWAVEVPLQDFSGVGEAVLEARVGEAVREAVQTHFVLAEGRPFRWRLLKVGEEEHLFVHVEHHVVHDGWSFNVFVRELLNGYADHVRHGQVHRPPLSVQYYDYARWQREWVGTEAANAQRRFWRKALEGAQTQLQLPRRALSGTRRFRGVAPRMELDAELARRLQDLADRNHTSLFTTLLAAFFVLLHRYTGSRDLLVGTAVANRRWQDTESLLGMLVNTVVLRGQLHEDPTFTEFLARVRRNTLEVFDHQELPYEHIFAESPARLQGGLNPLIQTMFNFHDSSVGSLDASPLDVTIVEGLSNGSAKFELSVVAVPLYAEPGHISRFAGDLVTIPRSDSTVRSSPRSSLSGILLSWEFDSDLFEDFFVTGMLSAYQQLLRSITAAPDTRVSRLALMNEAQQRALVSVGARTEAPSYRVHELLAHWTRLSPDAPAVKAGASVLTYEALTRRAETLAHHLRGLGVGRGALVAVCIHRSAELVVAQLGSLMAGAAFLSLDPKAPPAYLESLVQDAGAHALVTTAALTDRLTSLPTVVLDDLPPKSGPPLPSGSPSDLAYVLYTSGSTGKPKGVQIEHRSVVSLLHRTALAEDLGPGKTMLAMASVSFDVSVLEVWGALLNGAAVHFLPPVWDVPTLARCLIEERITHAVIPPVVLPRLAAESPESFAALDRVMVGGEAFPPEAFRTLQRAGFTKLTNAYGPTEATVMASAYKLDEGHDPESPNVPIGRALFNAHVVVLDAAGQVAPPGAAGEICIGGDGLARGYRGRPELTAERFVPDPLAAHPGGRLYRSGDLGRWLPGGIIEFLGRRDEQVKVRGFRVELAEVRAALAEHPGVADTLAVIDSRAEEPRLVGYVVAEPGVAVAAQAVREDLARRLPGHLVPSEVVVLEAWPLTPHGKVDRSLLPTTAPRSPEAPFTAPRTETEVRIAAVVAELLGVTRVDVHESLLALGMHSLQAMRLASRLSRMMGREVGLATILMGPTVAQLAAALTVAPAASTTIKRLPRA
- a CDS encoding endo-1,3-alpha-glucanase family glycosylhydrolase, with product MARRVLGWPLEKPATVFGGLTFGGGPIANYMSHAVVSMVQRLREQGRHGLLFGNGGFATYNHSLVLTREPPPAGTLPEFFEHQAEADAARGPIPPFVEDATGPGRIETYTVLYERDGSPRFGVIVGRGASGERFLAKVPAHDTAGIDFLCDGKEEPVGSEGHAVAGPGGDILWHRAWSSLLVLQLIQKQPVQLPRDNGACPPVERHPSRDGATGKCELERSLWMHPANHDLKSTWKVLSLGLLAAWMGCGGDPLHEPLASQQDALVDGYNLVVTGVSPTTVVPSSAVTFSATIRNTGNVATPAGIVHGLSFWVNGTQVSWSDTYTSSIAPGGGVTLTANSGPAGTKVWTAPATAGAHTLLAHVDDINRLPAETNESDNQSNFPLSVTPAATCSDRVRNGTETGVDCGPDCGPCEWPFTAVPRTTLRASAKRVYAHWHYYPVSFDNANPTSNDYYERAYIAVNGESGSHAAYGGMMRERPLPRLPRAETDWRLRDAKDEIELAARIGIDGFYLNLWTDSDVNNGAVWTRAKTIADAASQAGGFDIIPNFDMTILGTGSQAGDQDLMIRILGQLKGSAALLRRPDGKYVVGLFNPAAQGRTAAFYATVKQRASTELGMSLYLVPVFLGTGSTALFEEYKSVGDAYAGWGTAVPVTTAGYSGSLKTKAAGYGKQWIHPMSSQDYRPKDKAFWEARNSLTLRSIWENVIADGLDEVQIVTWNDQHEHHNIRPSTGKQWPAYDMTAYYIQWFKTGTRPTIERDVLYYNHRIHNSSLVPTTQTSANLAVCKAGCPATNEVELVGFLTSAGRLEIMQGTTTYGEDKTAGGVQAIRTALTVGTPTFRLKRSGGTVVQLQSMHPIVGSIAYQDLLYRAGSSARAALPSCATSCANGEARCRLCPGEPMWLKR
- a CDS encoding DUF4833 domain-containing protein; its protein translation is MLATVATLASAAGAPLPSQSAFFLSRSENRNQVHYALSLDDACRPVGTRPVQVYWRMLERGPSEVEELLGVEQPVYGLEDSQPVEATAEGWRVRVSLKAFPSRPIDITTARVDGKC